The genomic region TGCCGCTTTACATCGTCATCGCCACGGTATTCGCCACCTGGTTCGGCTCGGAAACCGTGCTCGGCACTTCCGCCACCTTTTTGCAGGACGGACTCAAAGGCATCGTTGCCGATCCATTTGGCGCCAGCGTGTGCCTGGTGCTAGTAGGTCTCTTCTTCGCCCGCAAGCTGTATCGCATGAACCTGCTTACCATCGGCGATTACTACCGCCAGCGCTATGGCCGCACCGTGGAACTGCTCACCAGCCTCGCCATCGTCGCCTCTTATCTGGGCTGGGTTTCCGCCCAGATCACCGCACTGGGGCTGGTTTTTTCGCTGCTCAGCCAGGGCAGCATTTCCGCCCATGACGGCATGCTGATCGGCTCGGCCATCGTGCTGGTTTATACCCTGTTTGGCGGCATGTGGTCGGTAGCGCTGACCGATTTTTTCCAGATGAGCATCATCATGCTCGGGATGCTGTATATCGCCTGGGTAGTCAGCAGTGATGCAGGCGGCGTCATGCATGTGGTCAATCACGCCCAGGCCGCAGGCAAATTCGAATTCTGGCCGGCGCTCACGCTCCCGGACGTGCTTGCCTTCATCGCCGCCTGGGTCACCATGATGTTCGGCTCCATCCCGCAACAGGACGTATTCCAGCGCGTGATGTCGGCGAAGAACGAAACCACCGCTGTACGCGGTGCAGTGCTTGGCGGCGGGCTGTATTTCCTCTTTGCGTTCATCCCGATCTTTCTGGCCTATTCCGCCACGCTGATCGATCCGGATATGGTCAACAGACTGTTGACCAGCGACTCGCAACATATTCTGCCCGACCTCATCCTCAATCACACCCCGCTATTCGCGCAGATCATGTTCTTCGGCGCACTGCTCTCCGCTATCATGAGCACTGCCAGCGGCACGTTGCTGGCGCCGTCAGTCACTTTTACCGAAAACATACTCAAACCTTTTATCGGCCACTTGAGCGATCGCCATTTGCTGCTGGCGATGCGTCTGGTCGTAGTGACATTCGCGATCATCGTCACCTCATACGCGCTGCACGCCAACGCCAGCATTTTCCACATGGTCGAGAATGCCTACAAAGTCACGCTGGTCGCCGCCTTCATCCCGCTGGTATTCGGCCTGTACTGGCAGCGCGCCAACACTCAGGGCGCGTTATTCGCCATCATCGCCGGTACCAGCTCATGGATATTGCTGG from Sulfuriferula sp. AH1 harbors:
- a CDS encoding sodium:solute symporter family protein: MLIWFVILYLLISIGLGLFAASKVHSARDYVVAGRSLPLYIVIATVFATWFGSETVLGTSATFLQDGLKGIVADPFGASVCLVLVGLFFARKLYRMNLLTIGDYYRQRYGRTVELLTSLAIVASYLGWVSAQITALGLVFSLLSQGSISAHDGMLIGSAIVLVYTLFGGMWSVALTDFFQMSIIMLGMLYIAWVVSSDAGGVMHVVNHAQAAGKFEFWPALTLPDVLAFIAAWVTMMFGSIPQQDVFQRVMSAKNETTAVRGAVLGGGLYFLFAFIPIFLAYSATLIDPDMVNRLLTSDSQHILPDLILNHTPLFAQIMFFGALLSAIMSTASGTLLAPSVTFTENILKPFIGHLSDRHLLLAMRLVVVTFAIIVTSYALHANASIFHMVENAYKVTLVAAFIPLVFGLYWQRANTQGALFAIIAGTSSWILLEIFNPDGTWPPQLFGLLMSLTGMITGSLLPDFITRSRRRHAS